Proteins from a single region of Deltaproteobacteria bacterium:
- a CDS encoding thiolase family protein encodes MQEVVIVSAVRTPIGAYCGMLRDVPVEKLGAIVLAEAIKRAHIKPEEVDEVILGQSFPNGECPNAARLALLEAGWPVEIPGFTIDRRCCSGLQSIWSANLQIKEGDAAWIVAGGVESMSRAEFYIPGEFLKWGVGGRVDPKWGFFPRQHGSLALWGLPFYDRIQRGRPMHQPIKRFGELNSMMTWAETAAKNEGISREEADKWAFRSHQRAIAAIDSGKFKAEIVPVEVRQKKEQVLLDTDETPRRDTTLEKLAGLKTVYEDGICTAGNSSSENDGAAALVLTTPEKARERGQEPLAHVRSFAVAAADPTLTYPAVPAAVNRALKKASLNMNQIDLIEIQEAFAAQALADAKLMGIDEKDLDKKVNVNGSGISLGHPIGATGSIRLTTLIHEMIRQEARYGLLTICGGGGLGICTILERK; translated from the coding sequence ATGCAAGAGGTAGTGATCGTCAGTGCCGTTCGGACGCCCATCGGCGCATATTGCGGCATGCTGCGAGATGTCCCTGTGGAAAAGCTTGGCGCAATTGTCCTTGCTGAAGCCATCAAGAGGGCACATATCAAGCCGGAGGAAGTGGATGAGGTGATTCTGGGGCAATCGTTTCCAAACGGGGAATGCCCCAATGCCGCACGGCTGGCCCTTCTTGAGGCCGGGTGGCCCGTTGAAATCCCCGGTTTTACCATAGACAGGCGGTGTTGTTCGGGGTTGCAATCCATCTGGTCTGCAAACCTGCAGATCAAGGAAGGAGATGCAGCGTGGATCGTTGCCGGTGGGGTCGAAAGCATGAGCCGGGCCGAATTCTACATCCCCGGTGAGTTCCTCAAATGGGGGGTTGGCGGCAGGGTGGACCCGAAGTGGGGGTTTTTCCCTCGACAGCACGGCAGCCTGGCGCTCTGGGGACTCCCATTTTATGACAGGATCCAGCGGGGCAGGCCGATGCACCAGCCCATAAAAAGATTCGGGGAGTTGAATTCGATGATGACCTGGGCCGAGACCGCGGCAAAGAACGAGGGGATCAGCCGGGAAGAGGCGGACAAATGGGCGTTCCGCTCTCACCAGCGCGCGATCGCTGCCATTGATTCGGGAAAATTCAAGGCGGAAATTGTGCCTGTGGAGGTGAGACAGAAAAAGGAACAGGTCCTTTTGGATACAGACGAAACCCCACGCCGTGACACCACCCTGGAGAAGCTGGCGGGACTCAAAACGGTTTACGAAGATGGGATTTGCACGGCAGGTAACTCTTCCAGTGAAAATGACGGTGCGGCGGCCCTGGTGTTGACAACTCCTGAAAAGGCCAGAGAACGTGGCCAGGAACCGTTGGCCCATGTCAGGTCATTCGCTGTTGCCGCAGCCGATCCTACCCTGACGTATCCAGCCGTGCCGGCGGCGGTAAACAGGGCGCTTAAGAAGGCCTCTTTAAACATGAATCAGATCGATCTCATCGAGATTCAGGAGGCCTTTGCCGCGCAGGCCCTGGCAGATGCCAAATTGATGGGTATCGACGAAAAGGATTTGGATAAAAAGGTAAATGTGAATGGATCCGGAATTTCCTTGGGACATCCTATCGGGGCAACGGGTTCCATCCGCCTCACAACGCTCATCCATGAAATGATCAGACAAGAGGCCCGCTATGGCCTCCTGACCATCTGTGGGGGTGGAGGATTGGGGATCTGTACGATTCTGGAGAGGAAGTAG
- a CDS encoding MFS transporter yields MIDNGSDDGYLISKGYSHYIFALLFLLYMFDWLDRMVVVSLFPFIKADWGLTDTECGMLISGVSWSIVVLTFPVSIFIDRWSRKKSIGLMALLWSLATAACAFTRNYVQLFVARTVIGVGEAGYAPGGTAMISALFPGEKRARIMGIWNASIPLGSAIGRRQLIIFTQ; encoded by the coding sequence ATGATCGACAACGGATCCGATGACGGGTATCTGATTTCAAAGGGGTACTCCCATTATATCTTTGCCCTCCTCTTCCTCCTCTACATGTTTGACTGGCTTGACAGGATGGTGGTGGTCTCCCTCTTCCCTTTCATTAAGGCCGATTGGGGATTGACCGATACCGAGTGCGGCATGTTGATCTCCGGTGTGTCGTGGTCGATTGTGGTCCTGACATTTCCTGTTTCCATATTCATCGACAGATGGAGCCGAAAAAAGAGTATCGGACTGATGGCTTTGCTCTGGAGCCTTGCCACAGCCGCCTGCGCCTTTACCCGCAATTATGTTCAGCTCTTTGTGGCGAGGACCGTTATCGGGGTCGGCGAGGCAGGCTATGCCCCTGGAGGGACGGCCATGATCTCCGCCCTCTTCCCCGGGGAAAAGCGCGCCAGGATCATGGGGATATGGAACGCCTCAATCCCCTTGGGGAGTGCGATCGGTCGTCGTCAGCTTATAATCTTCACCCAATGA
- a CDS encoding pyruvate carboxylase subunit B, with the protein MEEIRFVDTTLRDGHQSLWATRMRTAHMLPIAPLLDEAGFMAAELMGTVHFDACLRYLREDPWERIRLVSEALPNTPLRALIRSRSLTSFNIVPDSVIKLWIERCGANGIRHLMIFDALHDWNNLSKSVPIAKAVGIQVVVPLVYSLSPVHTDEFYAKKTAEMMRTLNPDYVMIKDSIGLLTPERVKTLVPMIKGEIGDLPLEMHSHCTTGLAPLCCLDSVKLGVGIIDTCVSPLANGPSHPSIENMAMNLERLGFSPKVDMGRVRKISEHFRYVARREGKPMGAPVEYDAFQYIHQVPGGMISNLEFMLSERGMAHRLEEVLEEVSVIREEWGYPVMITPFSQLVGTQAVLNVLLGERYKVATEEGIRYVLGHYGKTPAPVDPNVLDKMSGLPEAKGLLNWEQPQPSIQELRKEIGRPGISDDELLLRVLFPEEHVEATISAGPIKKDYPRGDKPVMALVHELTKQQDISHIRVQKEGFSLSLKRGSV; encoded by the coding sequence ATGGAGGAAATCCGTTTCGTTGATACCACATTGAGAGATGGTCACCAGAGTCTATGGGCAACACGGATGAGAACCGCCCACATGCTCCCCATTGCACCTTTATTGGACGAAGCCGGATTCATGGCTGCGGAGCTGATGGGAACCGTCCATTTCGACGCCTGCCTTCGTTATCTACGTGAAGACCCATGGGAGCGAATCCGGCTGGTTTCGGAGGCATTGCCCAATACCCCCTTACGCGCCTTGATTCGAAGCAGGTCCCTCACCAGTTTCAATATTGTACCCGATTCCGTGATTAAGCTCTGGATAGAGCGGTGTGGCGCCAACGGGATCAGGCACCTGATGATATTTGATGCCTTACACGACTGGAACAATCTCTCGAAATCGGTGCCCATAGCAAAGGCGGTGGGGATTCAAGTGGTGGTCCCGTTGGTGTATTCCCTCAGTCCTGTCCACACAGACGAATTCTACGCCAAAAAAACAGCTGAAATGATGAGGACATTGAATCCGGATTATGTAATGATCAAGGATTCAATCGGTCTTCTGACCCCGGAGCGTGTCAAGACTCTGGTGCCGATGATCAAGGGAGAGATCGGAGATCTGCCGCTTGAAATGCATTCTCACTGCACCACCGGACTTGCTCCCCTATGCTGCCTTGATTCTGTAAAACTGGGCGTTGGGATCATTGACACGTGTGTCTCGCCTCTGGCGAACGGCCCATCCCACCCATCCATAGAAAACATGGCCATGAACCTTGAAAGGCTGGGTTTTTCACCCAAGGTGGACATGGGTCGGGTCAGGAAGATATCCGAGCATTTCAGATATGTGGCCAGAAGGGAAGGCAAGCCCATGGGGGCCCCTGTCGAGTACGATGCCTTCCAGTACATCCATCAGGTGCCCGGCGGCATGATTTCCAACCTTGAATTCATGCTTTCCGAGAGAGGCATGGCCCACCGATTGGAAGAGGTCCTGGAAGAGGTCAGCGTGATACGGGAGGAGTGGGGCTATCCGGTCATGATCACGCCATTTTCGCAGCTGGTAGGCACACAGGCGGTATTGAATGTCCTCCTGGGGGAACGTTACAAAGTGGCGACAGAGGAAGGCATCCGGTATGTGTTGGGACATTACGGCAAGACGCCTGCGCCAGTTGATCCGAATGTCCTGGATAAGATGTCAGGACTTCCCGAGGCGAAGGGACTTCTGAACTGGGAACAGCCCCAGCCGTCAATCCAGGAGCTGAGAAAAGAGATCGGGCGACCGGGGATATCAGATGATGAACTCCTGCTCCGGGTTCTGTTTCCGGAAGAGCATGTGGAGGCGACCATCTCCGCCGGTCCTATAAAAAAGGATTATCCCCGAGGAGATAAACCGGTCATGGCCCTCGTCCACGAGTTGACGAAGCAGCAGGATATTTCCCATATCCGCGTCCAAAAAGAGGGGTTTTCGCTGAGCCTGAAAAGGGGATCTGTCTGA
- the accC gene encoding acetyl-CoA carboxylase biotin carboxylase subunit, giving the protein MKGISRVLVANRGEIAVRILRACRELGLESVVTVSEADKNSLPARLADRAVCIGPPSPMESYLKVDTIIAAALGTGSDAIHPGYGFLAEQPQLAEACVTHGLIFVGPKADDLRRMGDKLYARKLAGGAGVSIIPGSELVHHHEEAAETARRVGFPVLLKAAAGGGGKGMKIVARAEDLRSVFDEASGEALSAFGDDRIYVEHYIANARHIEVQIIGDRFGNIIHLFERDCSLQRRYQKMVEEAPSPAVSPELRREICEAAVRIGKQIGYENAGTVEFMLDQDHGRFYFLEMNTRIQVEHPVTEMISGIDLVKEQFRVAAGESFSVSQDEVRLTGHAIECRINAESPGAGFSPCPGYIREWKAPTGKDVRVDSHCYPGYFVPPYYDSLLAKLITRGTDRREAIGLMQYALANFVVSGIDTTIPFHQFIMRHTDYLNGNVSTNWIENRLVKEYEKNGGNPFR; this is encoded by the coding sequence ATGAAGGGTATCTCCCGTGTTCTGGTGGCCAACAGGGGGGAAATCGCTGTTCGAATCCTTCGCGCATGCCGGGAACTGGGTCTGGAGTCGGTCGTCACCGTTTCTGAGGCTGACAAAAACAGTCTTCCGGCAAGACTGGCCGACAGAGCGGTATGCATCGGCCCTCCATCCCCCATGGAAAGTTACCTGAAGGTGGATACCATTATCGCCGCTGCCCTGGGCACGGGTTCGGATGCCATCCATCCCGGATACGGTTTCCTTGCGGAACAGCCTCAACTCGCCGAGGCATGCGTCACGCACGGTCTGATCTTTGTGGGGCCGAAGGCGGATGATCTCAGGAGGATGGGAGATAAACTCTACGCACGAAAACTGGCAGGTGGGGCTGGGGTTTCAATCATTCCAGGATCGGAGCTTGTACACCATCATGAAGAGGCGGCAGAGACAGCAAGACGGGTTGGATTTCCTGTTTTATTAAAGGCCGCCGCGGGCGGCGGTGGAAAGGGGATGAAGATCGTTGCACGCGCCGAGGATCTGAGGAGCGTCTTTGACGAGGCTTCTGGCGAGGCACTGAGCGCCTTTGGGGACGATAGGATATATGTGGAGCATTATATCGCAAACGCCCGGCATATAGAGGTTCAGATCATCGGGGATCGTTTCGGCAATATCATTCATCTGTTTGAAAGGGATTGCTCGCTTCAACGCAGGTATCAGAAGATGGTCGAAGAGGCGCCGTCCCCTGCCGTGTCTCCTGAACTCAGAAGAGAAATCTGTGAAGCAGCCGTCAGGATCGGCAAACAGATCGGATACGAAAACGCCGGAACCGTCGAATTCATGTTGGATCAGGATCACGGCCGGTTCTATTTTCTTGAGATGAATACCCGTATTCAGGTGGAACACCCGGTGACCGAGATGATCAGCGGTATAGACCTGGTCAAGGAGCAATTCAGGGTGGCTGCCGGGGAGTCCTTCAGCGTTTCACAAGATGAGGTCCGATTGACCGGGCACGCCATCGAGTGCCGCATCAACGCGGAGTCGCCGGGTGCGGGGTTTTCACCCTGCCCCGGTTACATTAGGGAATGGAAGGCCCCAACAGGAAAAGACGTACGCGTTGATTCCCACTGTTATCCAGGCTATTTTGTTCCGCCATATTATGATTCGCTTCTTGCGAAGCTCATCACCCGAGGAACCGACCGTCGTGAGGCCATTGGTTTGATGCAATACGCCCTTGCCAATTTTGTTGTTTCGGGCATTGATACGACCATCCCTTTCCATCAGTTTATCATGAGGCACACCGACTATCTGAACGGGAACGTCAGCACCAATTGGATAGAAAACCGTTTGGTTAAGGAGTATGAAAAAAATGGAGGAAATCCGTTTCGTTGA
- a CDS encoding acetyl-CoA carboxylase biotin carboxyl carrier protein yields MGNFKLVLKKHGGSEINQRPSQSGEIVTHPEVDQERQSAPMDVKQRKPGKLASVPEKDRHEIEVIEGNQEEGYIPIRSPMLGTFYRAPKPGAPPFVEVGRWVSADDSVCIIEVMKLFNTVKANVRGRIAKICAENGQMVEYQQTLFLVEEVDEAVETAEEEIAT; encoded by the coding sequence ATGGGGAACTTCAAGCTGGTATTAAAAAAGCACGGGGGCAGCGAAATTAACCAAAGGCCTTCTCAGTCTGGAGAAATAGTCACTCATCCTGAAGTCGACCAAGAGCGGCAATCTGCACCCATGGATGTAAAACAGAGGAAACCTGGGAAGTTGGCCTCTGTCCCGGAAAAAGATAGGCATGAAATAGAGGTGATCGAGGGGAACCAGGAGGAGGGTTACATCCCCATACGATCACCCATGCTTGGGACTTTCTATCGAGCGCCCAAACCGGGTGCGCCGCCATTTGTGGAAGTGGGTCGATGGGTATCCGCGGATGATTCGGTGTGCATTATCGAGGTCATGAAACTCTTTAATACGGTCAAGGCAAACGTTCGGGGACGCATTGCCAAGATCTGCGCAGAAAACGGACAAATGGTAGAATATCAGCAGACGCTTTTTCTGGTGGAAGAGGTGGATGAGGCGGTAGAGACAGCGGAGGAGGAAATCGCCACATGA
- a CDS encoding CoA transferase: MKKHLEGVKVLDLTAYLSGPYATLNLAALGADVIKVERPKIGDPCRWNPPFAGPNGVSFEMKNNTDMSILYLKRNRGKRSIFLNLKDERGKELFRRLVNMSDIVIENFSPGVMERMGLDYPDLKKINPGIIYCSISGYGQDGPFRDRTAFDLTIQATSGIMGITGYPDGPPTRCGAWIGDMIPSLYSVVGILAALYSREKTGQGDKIDIAMQAACFSVVTDEALDYNMSLGMPVRTGNRNPRLAPWNSYKAKDGHLIICVANNTQWNAFLKATGREDLEGDDRFKNQEGRFKYSDDVEHIVNQWLENLTRQEALKRLREYKVPCDAVLEYEEVLESPQLNHRNMIQDVIHPVSGNTGLKVAGFPIKFTDSEAGFERPAPYCGEHNEEVYKGLLGISDEELEELKEENII; the protein is encoded by the coding sequence ATGAAAAAACACCTGGAAGGGGTTAAAGTCCTCGATTTAACCGCTTACCTGTCCGGGCCCTATGCGACACTTAATCTTGCCGCATTGGGTGCCGATGTTATCAAAGTTGAGAGGCCTAAAATCGGGGATCCATGCCGATGGAATCCGCCTTTTGCCGGTCCCAACGGTGTCAGCTTTGAAATGAAAAATAATACGGATATGTCTATCCTCTATCTTAAAAGAAACCGGGGGAAAAGGAGTATCTTTTTGAACTTAAAGGATGAAAGGGGGAAAGAGCTATTCAGGCGCCTGGTCAACATGAGTGATATCGTTATAGAAAACTTCAGCCCGGGTGTTATGGAACGAATGGGACTTGATTATCCGGATTTAAAGAAGATCAACCCCGGAATTATCTATTGTTCCATCTCAGGTTATGGTCAGGACGGCCCTTTCAGGGATCGGACCGCATTTGATCTTACCATTCAGGCAACAAGCGGCATTATGGGAATTACAGGATACCCGGACGGGCCCCCCACAAGGTGTGGGGCGTGGATCGGGGATATGATCCCTTCTCTGTATAGTGTGGTGGGTATCCTGGCGGCGCTTTATTCAAGAGAAAAAACCGGTCAAGGAGACAAAATAGATATAGCGATGCAGGCCGCTTGTTTCTCAGTGGTTACCGACGAAGCCTTGGATTATAATATGTCTCTGGGAATGCCGGTCAGGACCGGGAATCGGAACCCCAGATTGGCGCCGTGGAATTCATACAAAGCAAAAGACGGGCATCTCATCATATGTGTTGCCAACAATACACAGTGGAATGCATTTCTGAAGGCCACCGGACGGGAGGACCTTGAAGGTGATGATCGATTCAAAAATCAAGAAGGACGATTTAAATACTCAGATGATGTGGAACATATAGTGAACCAGTGGCTGGAGAATCTCACCAGGCAGGAAGCACTGAAACGGTTGAGAGAGTACAAAGTTCCATGTGATGCCGTATTAGAATATGAGGAAGTCCTGGAATCCCCTCAACTCAATCACAGAAATATGATTCAAGATGTCATCCATCCGGTCAGCGGAAATACGGGCCTAAAAGTCGCAGGTTTTCCTATTAAGTTTACCGATTCGGAAGCCGGGTTTGAACGGCCGGCACCTTACTGTGGTGAGCACAATGAGGAGGTGTACAAGGGACTTTTAGGAATTTCCGATGAGGAACTGGAAGAGTTGAAGGAAGAAAATATTATTTGA